One genomic segment of Synechocystis sp. LKSZ1 includes these proteins:
- the petG gene encoding cytochrome b6-f complex subunit V → MIEPLLLGIVLGLIPVTLAGLFVAAYLQYKRGNQFDLG, encoded by the coding sequence ATGATCGAGCCTCTGTTGTTAGGGATTGTTTTAGGACTGATTCCCGTTACCCTCGCGGGCCTGTTTGTCGCCGCCTACCTACAATACAAACGCGGTAATCAGTTCGATCTAGGTTAA
- the pruA gene encoding L-glutamate gamma-semialdehyde dehydrogenase: MVANAQLPQTYEAQTQAIARELLAQSRQKRSLWDKIGDNLRLDEHLLDWAMEHPGLRLQLFRFIDCLPSLQSKTEIAHHLQQYLGKEQVELPGPLKNILNFTDAQSGPAQAAAGLISKATEILAFKYIAGETIPQVLKAVERLRKEKMGFTIDLLGEAVITETEAQAYYQSYLDLMTELTEKTRPWSTVPAIDQAEEETLPRVQVSVKLTAFYSQFDPLDPEGSQAKVCDRIRALLRHAQELGVAVHFDMEQYAYKDLILNILKDLLVEEEFRSRTDIGITLQAYLRDSLSDLQGLIPWAKHRGYPITVRLVKGAYWDQETIKAQQNHWPIPVYCEKAQTDANYEAMTQLLLENHEYLYAAIASHNVRSQAHACAIAEQLSIPRRRFECQVLYGMGDNLAKALVKRGHRVRVYAPYGKLLPGMAYLIRRLLENTANSSFLRQSLEERPVEELIAPPQIKGLDTLPSPGYPNVADTDYAQTDLRNQAFQALAQVQHRLGKTYLPLINGQYVKTETTLDSVNPCRPTEIIGKVGQIDLDQAEQAMEAAKAAFPSWKNTPAKERAMILHRAADLLAQRRHELNAWICLEVGKILPQADAEVSEAIDFCRYYAEEMERLSHGIRLDVAGETNYYHYQPRGIAVVIAPWNFPLAIAMGMTVAALVTGNCALLKPAATSSVIAAKITEILVEAGMPAGVFQFVPGKGSVVGHYLVNHPDVHLIAFTGSREVGCRIYADAAVLQSGQRHLKRVIAEMGGKNAIIVDESADLDQAVAGAIYSAFGYTGQKCSACSRIIVLDAVHDAFVERFVEATRSLNIGPTDLPSTQVGPVIDAVAQQRIQSYISQGKQEAEVAWEGPVPEEGYFVSPTIFKNVSPQAVIAQEEIFGPVVAIIRVASFAEALQVANGTDYALTGGLYSRTPDHIDQANQAFEVGNLYINRGITGAIVSRQPFGGFKLSGVGSKAGGPDYLLQFLEPRHVSENIQRQGFAPIEGADQ, translated from the coding sequence GTGGTTGCAAACGCTCAGTTACCCCAGACCTATGAAGCCCAAACCCAAGCCATCGCCCGCGAGCTATTGGCCCAATCTCGGCAAAAACGCTCCCTTTGGGACAAAATTGGCGATAATCTCCGTCTTGATGAACACCTTCTAGACTGGGCCATGGAACATCCCGGCCTACGCCTCCAGCTTTTTCGCTTTATCGATTGCTTGCCTTCCCTGCAAAGCAAAACGGAAATTGCCCACCACCTGCAACAGTATTTAGGCAAAGAACAGGTGGAATTGCCCGGGCCCTTAAAAAATATCCTCAACTTTACCGATGCCCAATCGGGGCCGGCCCAGGCCGCCGCGGGCCTGATCAGCAAGGCTACGGAGATCCTAGCCTTCAAATACATTGCCGGAGAAACCATTCCTCAAGTCCTTAAAGCTGTCGAACGTCTCCGCAAGGAAAAAATGGGATTCACCATTGATCTCCTCGGAGAAGCCGTGATCACCGAAACTGAGGCCCAGGCCTACTACCAGAGCTATCTTGACCTAATGACGGAGTTAACGGAAAAAACTCGACCTTGGTCTACGGTGCCGGCCATTGACCAGGCCGAGGAAGAAACCCTCCCCCGTGTACAAGTGTCCGTCAAGTTAACCGCCTTCTATTCCCAATTCGACCCCCTCGATCCCGAAGGCAGTCAGGCTAAAGTCTGTGACCGCATCCGGGCCCTGCTCCGTCATGCCCAGGAATTGGGAGTTGCCGTTCACTTTGATATGGAACAGTATGCCTATAAGGATTTAATTCTCAATATCCTCAAGGATCTGTTGGTGGAAGAAGAATTTCGGTCGCGGACGGATATTGGCATTACGCTCCAGGCCTATCTGCGGGATTCCCTCTCGGATCTCCAGGGCCTGATTCCCTGGGCTAAGCATCGGGGCTATCCAATTACCGTGCGATTGGTGAAGGGGGCCTACTGGGATCAAGAAACGATCAAGGCCCAGCAAAACCATTGGCCGATCCCGGTCTATTGCGAAAAGGCCCAAACCGATGCCAATTACGAGGCCATGACCCAATTATTGCTGGAAAACCACGAATATCTCTACGCCGCCATCGCCAGTCATAATGTGCGTTCCCAGGCCCATGCCTGCGCCATTGCCGAGCAGTTAAGTATTCCCCGCCGTCGCTTTGAATGCCAAGTCCTCTACGGCATGGGAGATAACCTGGCCAAGGCCCTAGTTAAACGCGGCCATCGGGTGCGGGTCTATGCGCCCTACGGTAAACTCTTGCCGGGCATGGCCTACTTGATTCGACGGTTACTAGAAAATACGGCTAATAGTTCTTTTCTGCGCCAAAGCCTGGAGGAGCGACCTGTTGAGGAATTGATCGCCCCGCCCCAGATTAAGGGTCTCGATACCCTACCCAGTCCTGGCTACCCTAACGTCGCTGATACGGACTACGCTCAGACTGATCTGAGAAATCAGGCCTTCCAGGCCCTGGCTCAAGTCCAACATCGTCTGGGCAAGACCTATCTGCCTTTAATCAACGGACAATACGTTAAAACTGAAACCACGTTAGATTCCGTTAATCCCTGCCGGCCCACGGAAATTATCGGCAAAGTGGGCCAAATTGACCTTGATCAAGCGGAACAGGCCATGGAAGCCGCTAAGGCCGCCTTTCCTAGCTGGAAGAATACCCCTGCAAAGGAACGGGCGATGATCCTGCACCGGGCCGCCGACCTCCTGGCCCAACGTCGCCATGAGTTGAATGCCTGGATTTGTTTAGAAGTGGGTAAAATTTTGCCCCAGGCCGATGCCGAAGTCTCCGAAGCCATTGATTTTTGTCGTTACTACGCCGAAGAAATGGAGCGCCTCAGTCACGGTATTCGCCTAGATGTAGCCGGCGAAACCAACTATTACCATTACCAACCCCGAGGCATTGCCGTCGTCATTGCCCCCTGGAATTTTCCCCTGGCCATTGCCATGGGCATGACCGTGGCGGCTCTGGTCACAGGAAACTGTGCCCTCCTAAAACCCGCTGCCACGTCCAGCGTGATCGCTGCCAAGATCACGGAGATCCTGGTGGAGGCCGGTATGCCTGCAGGGGTTTTTCAATTTGTGCCGGGGAAAGGTTCTGTCGTGGGCCATTATTTAGTCAACCATCCCGATGTGCATCTCATTGCCTTTACCGGCTCGCGAGAGGTGGGTTGTCGCATCTATGCCGATGCGGCGGTCTTGCAATCCGGCCAGCGTCACCTCAAACGAGTTATTGCCGAGATGGGGGGAAAAAACGCCATTATTGTTGATGAAAGTGCGGATCTCGACCAGGCCGTGGCAGGGGCAATTTATTCAGCCTTTGGTTATACTGGCCAAAAATGTTCCGCCTGCTCTCGCATTATCGTCCTCGATGCCGTTCACGATGCCTTTGTAGAACGCTTTGTCGAGGCGACCCGTTCCTTAAACATTGGCCCAACGGATTTACCCAGTACTCAGGTTGGCCCAGTGATTGATGCAGTGGCCCAACAGCGCATCCAAAGCTACATTTCCCAGGGCAAACAGGAAGCGGAGGTGGCCTGGGAAGGGCCAGTTCCTGAGGAAGGCTATTTTGTCAGCCCGACCATTTTCAAAAATGTTTCCCCCCAGGCCGTGATTGCCCAGGAAGAAATTTTTGGCCCAGTGGTGGCGATTATTCGCGTGGCCAGTTTTGCGGAGGCCCTCCAGGTTGCAAACGGTACCGACTACGCCTTAACTGGCGGCCTCTATTCCCGGACGCCTGACCACATCGACCAGGCCAACCAGGCCTTTGAGGTCGGCAATCTGTATATCAATCGGGGTATTACTGGAGCCATTGTTTCTCGACAACCCTTTGGCGGCTTTAAGCTTTCTGGGGTGGGTTCCAAGGCCGGTGGCCCTGACTACCTCCTGCAATTCCTAGAACCCCGCCATGTCAGTGAAAATATTCAGCGCCAGGGCTTCGCGCCCATTGAGGGGGCGGATCAGTAG
- the rsmI gene encoding 16S rRNA (cytidine(1402)-2'-O)-methyltransferase, producing the protein MGQLYLVPTPIGNLEDMTFRAIRVLQSVELIASEDTRHTGKLLQHFQITTPQISYHDHNRQSRLPQLLAHLQAGKSLALVTDAGTPGISDPGADLVQACLAQNLEVIPLPGATALIPALIASGLTTERFVFEGFLPPKGQARETRLLSLRQEQRTTILYEAPHRLLTTLVDLEHHLGPERAIVTARELTKLHEQFWRGNLGQALIYYQDQEPRGEFVLVLAGVTLAEQPLLSEQQLKAELQALIQQGLSRSQASRELAQLTQLPRRQLYQLSLDVEA; encoded by the coding sequence ATGGGTCAATTATATTTAGTACCAACGCCCATCGGCAATTTAGAGGATATGACCTTCCGGGCCATTCGAGTGCTCCAGAGCGTGGAACTGATTGCCTCGGAGGATACGCGCCATACAGGGAAATTGCTCCAGCATTTCCAGATCACCACCCCTCAAATTAGCTACCACGACCACAATCGCCAATCCCGTCTCCCTCAACTGTTGGCCCATCTGCAAGCCGGGAAATCCTTGGCCCTAGTCACGGATGCAGGAACCCCCGGTATTTCTGACCCTGGGGCTGATCTGGTACAGGCCTGTCTGGCCCAAAACCTTGAAGTTATTCCTCTACCTGGCGCTACGGCTTTGATTCCGGCCCTGATTGCTTCGGGTTTAACCACTGAGCGCTTTGTATTTGAAGGCTTTTTACCCCCCAAGGGCCAGGCACGGGAAACCCGTTTGCTCAGTCTGCGGCAAGAACAACGCACGACCATCCTCTACGAGGCCCCCCACCGCCTGCTGACAACCCTAGTCGATCTGGAGCACCATCTCGGGCCCGAGCGGGCTATCGTAACAGCCAGGGAATTAACCAAACTCCACGAGCAATTTTGGCGGGGCAACCTTGGCCAGGCCCTGATTTATTACCAAGACCAAGAACCCCGAGGAGAATTCGTGCTGGTGCTGGCCGGTGTGACCTTGGCCGAGCAACCCCTGTTATCGGAACAGCAGTTAAAAGCGGAATTACAGGCCTTGATCCAGCAAGGCCTCAGTCGTTCCCAGGCCAGCCGTGAACTGGCCCAGTTAACCCAATTACCCCGCCGCCAACTGTATCAACTGAGCTTGGATGTAGAGGCCTAG